One window of Phoenix dactylifera cultivar Barhee BC4 chromosome 5, palm_55x_up_171113_PBpolish2nd_filt_p, whole genome shotgun sequence genomic DNA carries:
- the LOC103719558 gene encoding silicon efflux transporter LSI2-like has translation MALAPTAEVVLGAIAFGIFWVLAVFPAVPFLPIGRTAGSLLGASLMVIFRVITPGQAYAAIDIPILSLLFGTMVVSIYLERAHMFKYLGRLLSWKSKGGKDLLCRICLISALSSAVFTNDTSCIVLTEFVLKLARQHNLPPRPFLLALASSANIGSSATPIGNPQNLVIAVEGKISFGKFFIGILPAMLIGVVINIVLLLCMFWRELSVAKTAEEVMEEAIVQDEVLSHKFSPARMSHTPERATLSAKKAEEGAMEEAAVEEDEVSSHKFSPARMSHMTPEAAHENGVEKNSSWTNGFAKPSLQVSDVKKLLGKKALILKTCVYLVTIGMLVALLMGLNMSWTAITAALVLVIIDFRDAGPCLEKVSYSLLIFFCGMFITVDGFNRTGLPSALWNALEPYARINHASGVAVLALVILLLSNFASNVPTVLLLGAQVARSAAAVSPADVTRAWLILAWVSTVAGNLSLLGSAANLIVCEQARRSQHYGYTLTLLGHIIFGVPSTLIVAAIGLPLIRG, from the exons ATGGCCCTCGCACCAACTGCTGAAGTGGTTCTTGGCGCAATTGCCTTTGGAATATTTTGGGTGTTAGCTGTTTTCCCTGCAGTCCCCTTCCTGCCTATTGGAAGAACTGCTGGATCTCTACttggtgcctctctcatggtcaTTTTCCGAGTTATTACTCCAGGCCAAGCCTATGCCGCCATCGACATCCCCATCCTCAGCCTCCTTTTCGGGACCATGGTGGTCAGCATCTACCTGGAGAGAGCCCACATGTTTAAATACTTAGGCCGGCTGCTTTCTTGGAAGAGCAAAGGTGGCAAGGACTTGCTTTGCCGAATCTGCCTTATTTCCGCCTTGTCGAGTGCAGTATTCACCAACGACACCTCCTGCATTGTGCTAACTGAGTTCGTTCTCAAACTCGCGAGGCAGCACAATCTGCCACCCAGACCCTTTCTTCTAGCTCTAGCATCCAGTGCCAATATTGGGTCCTCAGCAACTCCTATTGGCAATCCACAGAACTTGGTCATAGCTGTTGAAGGTAAAATATCTTTTGGAAAATTCTTCATAGGAATCCTCCCTGCGATGCTCATCGGGGTGGTCATCAACATAGTACTTCTTCTATGCATGTTTTGGAGAGAACTGTCGGTTGCGAAGACCGCAGAGGAGGTGATGGAGGAAGCGATCGTTCAGGATGAAGTACTCTCCCATAAATTTTCTCCTGCAAGAATGTCGCATACACCGGAGAGGGCCACCTTATCAGCTAAGAAGGCTGAAGAAGGGGCGATGGAGGAGGCGGCTGTCGAGGAGGATGAAGTGAGCTCCCATAAGTTCTCTCCTGCGAGAATGTCGCATATGACCCCAGAGGCAGCCCATGAGAATGGTGTTGAGAAGAATAGTTCATGGACAAATGGTTTTGCCAAGCCTTCTTTGCAAGTCTCTGATGTGAAGAAACTTTTAGGCAAGAAGGCCTTGATCTTGAAGACCTGTGTTTATCTTGTGACTATTGGGATGCTGGTCGCTCTGCTCATGGGGCTAAACATGTCATGGACTGCCATTACTGCTGCCCTTGTACTAGTGATTATTGATTTCAGGGATGCTGGACCCTGCCTTGAAAAG GTTTCATATTCATTATTGATATTCTTCTGCGGAATGTTCATCACTGTCGATGGATTCAACAGAACGGGGCTACCAAGTGCTTTGTGGAATGCCTTGGAGCCTTATGCACGTATCAACCATGCTAGTGGAGTAGCAGTGCTAGCCCTTGTAATACTGCTACTCTCAAATTTTGCATCAAATGTACCAACTG TGCTCCTGCTAGGAGCTCAAGTGGCTAGATCAGCAGCAGCAGTCTCTCCAGCGGACGTGACGAGGGCATGGCTCATACTTGCATGGGTGAGCACGGTGGCTGGCAACCTATCCCTCCTCGGCTCGGCCGCAAACTTGATTGTTTGCGAGCAGGCACGGCGATCGCAACACTATGGTTATACTCTCACTCTCTTGGGCCATATTATTTTTGGGGTCCCATCTACATTGATCGTAGCAGCCATCGGTCTACCTCTCATCAGGGGTTag